The genomic segment GCTGATCCCATTCAACGACAACGCTGCCGGCCTCGCGGTGGTGATAGGCATAGTATGATGGATGAGCTTCGAAAGCGGGCACATGCCAGAGGGTCTCACCATCTTGCGAAATACTGACGGCCCCGGGGCCAACGGCCCAGAATTCCAAACGCTCGCCCGAAACAAAAGAGACAGTCGCTTTAGCCATTTGGAGACGCAATCTGAGTGAAGAACGGCCGGTCCGAAGACTGGCCCAGGTTTTTCTTGGAAGAGGACTTGTGGTCCCACGACCGGCGGGAGAGGCCTGGCGGCTGCGGTCTATTGCCCAGGAGCCGGAGTGCCCCTGAATGCATTTACCGTTCGGTCCATCACCACTTGTTCGACGTTTCCGCAGTCCAGGACCGTATTCCCCACTGAGTTCCTTTGCACCAGCACGGTCGTTACGTCGCGCGAAGTCGAATTCCCGATTGAAAGCAATGCGCTCACTTGTGTTGAAAAACAGGCGCTGTTTGGCGCATCGCTCCCGGCTTCTTGAGGTATTTCGGTGGTGGCCACAATGTGGTTGTTGGCTATGTAGTTTCCACTGCCGGAAACTACATTGATCATGACAGGTTTTGCTGCGGGAGGCTTGATATATTGGGTGTCAATGGTGTGCGAAATATGGTTCGCGATCAGCGAATTGTTGCTGCCGTCAATCTGCAGAAGCCCAAACAGATCATCCAAGCCATTGTCGTACTTCTGCATCGGCGCCCATGGCTCGCGATCTCGCAGAAAGTGATTTGAGGAGACCAAATTCTCGCAGCAGTTAGCAGCAAACACCAACATTCCGGGATAGAAGGAATGGAACCTATTTCCCGTGACCGAGGAACGCACCACGCCGGAGAAATGGAGACTGCTTGCTCCTCGCGGAAATACGTTGTTCGAGGATACCAGAATGCCCGCGTAATTCTCGGCGTAAATTGAGTGTCCCCTATATCCGGCGCCGACAAAATTATTTGCTATTCTTGAGGCCTGCCCCATACCTTTCAGCTCGATACAGTTGCCGCACTCTGCGATGAAATTATTATCTATCGCGAGCGCATCTGCATCATGAACAGTGACTCCATGCTCCAGGTAGATAAGGCCCATACCGGTTATTCGAAATGAGTCATTGGCGCTGCCTACATAGATTCCCGTTTTGCCATTCCTGTATGTGTTTTCTGCGTCGTCTTGCCCCGAACCATCATCGATGAAGTGCAAGCCATCGATGCAAAAGTCAGCAAACTCCACAGAGCTTATACGAGGATTTCCATTGCGCTTGACATAAAACGCGGCACCAGCAGCCTCAACGTCTGTGGCCTCTGGAGAAATGTCCACAAGGATTCGACTTCCGCCCGGCCACACCTCGTGCCAGTGGGTCAACTCGCCTGCTGGTGTGTTGAAGCGGATGCTCGACGACGTAAAACCATGCCCAGAGCCAACGATCTTCAGATAGCTCACGTCTATAACGACTTGAGTGACAAGACGATAATCGCCTGGCGGTATATAGATAACTGATCCAGGTTTTCCGCCGTCATTTGCATCGACTACCGCTTGCCTGTTCTTGATATCCGCAATGATGTTATTGATGACGGCGCCAATATCCTCACGGGGATTGCCTGATGGATACTTCGTAACGTCGTAACAGTTTTCGCTAATCATTATCATCTCCGCGGACAGCGAGGGTTAATCTTGTCTTTTGGCTGTGCCATCACCAGATGCTGGTACGGGTGCCCGGGTCAAAGAAGTGAAGTTCTTCGGCATCGACAGCGATGCGCGCGATGTCACCTGCTCGCACTGTGCTCTTAGGGGAAAAACGGGCTACAGCAGCTTTTTCGTCGCCGATGTCGGCGATGGCGTCCGGGTCGCCAGCATCCACCCAGGGTGCATCGATATTCAGATGCACCATGGATTCAGAACCCAGCGCCTCAACAAGAGTGACCGGGGCCGAGATCTCGGCCGAAGAAGGCCGGATTGAAGCGTCATTCATGTGCTCCGGCCGGATGCCGAGAAGGATTTGACGGTGAGACGCACCGTTGAGCGAGGGACGGCATTCGAAAACCCGGTCAGGAATTTCGAAACTGTTGCTGCCCAGGATCACCGTCCTTCCATTCAGGACGGCCTCGTACAAGTTCATCGAGGGCGATCCGATAAAGGCCGCAACAAAGACGTTGTCGGGGCGACTGTACAGGTTCTGCGGTGTGTCGACTTGCTGCAACACGCCGCCCTTCATGACAGCGACACGGTCGCCCATCGTCATTGCCTCGACCTGATCGTGAGTGACGTAGATCGTGGTGACGTTGAGTTTTCTCTGGAGGCTGGCAATCTCGGCGCGCATCTGCACACGCAGTTTTGCATCGAGATTGGACAGAGGTTCATCCATCAGGAAGGCGGACGGCTGGCGGACGATCGCCCGACCCATGGCGACGCGCTGCCGCTGGCCGCCCGAGAGCAGCGCCGGTTTGCGGTCGAGCAGAGCCGTCAGTTCGAGGATGCGCGCGGCCTCGTCCACGCGGCTGGCAATGTCGGATTTTGGCAACCCCGCCATCAGCAATGGAAAGGCGATGTTTTCGCGCACGGTCTTGTGCGGGTACAGCGCGTAAGACTGAAAGACCATGGCGATGTCGCGATCCTTCGGATCGACATGGTTGACGATCCTGTCCCCGATCCTGAGTTCGCCGCTCGAAATGCTCTCAAGGCCGGCGATCATCCGAAGCGCCGTCGATTTCCCGCATCCCGAGGGACCGACAAACACCATGAACTCACCATCCCTGATGTTGAAACTCAGGTCGTGTAGCGCATGAAAGCTGTTGCCGTAGATCTTGTTGACGTTGCGCAGTTCTATACCGGCCATGTCTTAGCCTCCCTCATCCTTTTACAGCGCCGAAAGTCAGGCCACCGACGATCTGCTTTTGAAGTGCGAGCGTTACGATGATGACGGGCAGTGAATAGAGCACGGCTGCCGCCGTCATCGCTCCCCAGGCCAGGCCATAGACCGAGTTGTATTCAGCAATGACGATCGGTGCCGTTTTGGTCGACTCTGACGTCAGCAGCAGTGCATAGAGGAACTCGTTCCAGCTCGTGATGAAGGTAAAGAGCGCGGTAACGGCGATTCCGCCCGTCATGATCGGAAGAATAACCTTCAGAAAGGCCTGGAAACGGGTGCAGCCGTCCATGCGCGCCGCCTCTTCCAGATCCTTCGGAACGCCTTCGAAGAAGGCTGCCATGAGAAGAAGCGCAAGAGGTACCGCGGCTGATGTGTGGGCGAGCACCAGACCGGGAACGGTATCCAGCAGACCGAGCGACTTCAGAAGCTGAAACAATGGCACGCCGAGCGACACCGAGGGCACCATGCGCGTGACCAGCGCGAAAAGCAGGAACAGGGTGGTGATCCGGCGCCTATAGTGGGTCGCGACATAGGCGGCCGGAACCGCCACAGCGAGGGAAAGGATGGTTGTCAGCACCGCCACTATCAGCGAGCTTGCGAAGGCCCGCGGCAGGGTCGACGATTGCAGGACATCGCGAAAATTCTCGAAAGAGATCACGACGGGAAAGAAGCTCGGCGGAATCTGCTGGACATCCGCTGCCGGCTTGATCGACGTCATGAGCAGATAGACGTAAGGCAGCGCATAGGACAGGACGAGGACGAACGCGGCGGCATTGATCACGATGCCGTTGAAATTGAGGCGGCGCGCACTACGCATGGACCGGCCTCCATATCTTCCAATAGGCAGCAGCAGCCAGAGCCATCATGACGATCAGAAACAGCGTGCCGGAGGCCGAGGCCTCGCCGAGATCGCCGAAGCGCACCATGCGCTGATAGATGTTCATCGAAAACACTTCAGAAGCGTGGTTGGGGCCACCCTGCGTCTGAATCCAGATGAGGTCGAAGGTCTTGGCCGCATCCACCCCACGCACGATGACGACGACGGCGATCACCGGGCGCATCAGTGGCAGCGTGACATGCCAGAAGCGCTTGAACGCGTTCGCGCCGTCGATCCGCGCGGCCTCGAGCAGGTCTTTGGGAATGTTTGTCAATCCGGCATAGGAGACGAGGGCGACAAAGGATGTCGTCAGCCAGATATCGGCGAAAGAGACGGAATAGATGACGATATCTTCGTCGGACAACCAGGCAATCGCATCGGGATCGCTGATGACGCCCAGATGGAGGAGCCCGTAGTTCAAGATGCCGATGTTCCCGACCAGGAGAAAGCGCCACAAGAGGCCGGCGACAATGGGCGGCACCATTAATGGCAGCGTGAAGATCGTGCGGTGCCAGCGCGATTGACCGGGGAGCGCCGTGAACAGCAGCGCGGCGCAGAAACCGAAGGTAAATTCGAAGAACAGCGCAAAGATCGAATACTGGATTGTTCTGAATGCGCTTTCCGCGACACGCTTCGAGGTTAGCGCGTCGATATAGTTCTTGAGCCCGATCCATTCTCGTATGTGGGGAGTAATGGTGTCGACCTTAAAAAAGGAATCGAACACCAAAAGCCCTACCGGGTATGCGACTAGCAAGCCAAGGATGGCGAGGGCTGGCGCAAGCATGCACAGCACGAATCGGTCTTCACCCGACATGGCGCTCTCCGAAAGCTGATGATGCGAGGAGGACCACCCGTCCTCCTCGCCGCCGAGGGACTAGTCGAGGATGTCTTGGATCGTTTCCTTGGCGTCCGTCAGGACCTTGCCAACATCCGCTTTGCATGTCAGGGCCTGCTGCACCGCTGGCAGAACCGCTTCGTCGACAATTTCCTGATATTTTTCGTTCATCGGACGGCCTTGCGTCGCAGGAGCGCCTAACGTCTCAAGCAGCGGCGTGAAATGCTCATAACCGGGCTTGCTGGCATAGCCATTATAGGCCGAATTCGTCGCAGCCAATCCAAGCGGCGCTTCGATACCAAGAGCATTGTTGGCGATCGCGAAGGCTATGAACTTCTTGGCCGCGTCCTTGTGCTGGGAGGTCGACGGAACGACATTGTACCAAGGACCCGGAATTGCCGCGATTCCTGCATCGCCAGCCAGCATCGGGGCGACGCCGACCTTTCCGCTGACCTTGGAATCGGCGGGCGTCATCTTGTAGGCGTGCGCCCAGAATTTCATCATCGCCGTCTTGCCTTGATAGAACAGGTTCTGAGCTTCGCCCCAGCCAATCTCGTTGACGTTTTCGGGCACGGAATGATCGATGCAGTGAGGCGCGATGTAGAATTCGAGCGCCTTCCTATGCGCTTCGTTGTCGATGATCACCTTCCCATCCTTGTCGAGGATCACACCTGGCGAGCCCGCCTGAAGCACATGTGCCATCCACTCTTCGGAGAAGCTGCCGATGGTGTCGGTGCCCCAAAAGTCAGTCTTGCCGTCACCATCGGTGTCTCGGGTGAAGAATGTTGCGATGTCGCGCCATTGCTGCCAAGTCTTCGGCGGGGCGAGGGG from the Rhizobium sp. NXC14 genome contains:
- a CDS encoding NosD domain-containing protein, encoding MISENCYDVTKYPSGNPREDIGAVINNIIADIKNRQAVVDANDGGKPGSVIYIPPGDYRLVTQVVIDVSYLKIVGSGHGFTSSSIRFNTPAGELTHWHEVWPGGSRILVDISPEATDVEAAGAAFYVKRNGNPRISSVEFADFCIDGLHFIDDGSGQDDAENTYRNGKTGIYVGSANDSFRITGMGLIYLEHGVTVHDADALAIDNNFIAECGNCIELKGMGQASRIANNFVGAGYRGHSIYAENYAGILVSSNNVFPRGASSLHFSGVVRSSVTGNRFHSFYPGMLVFAANCCENLVSSNHFLRDREPWAPMQKYDNGLDDLFGLLQIDGSNNSLIANHISHTIDTQYIKPPAAKPVMINVVSGSGNYIANNHIVATTEIPQEAGSDAPNSACFSTQVSALLSIGNSTSRDVTTVLVQRNSVGNTVLDCGNVEQVVMDRTVNAFRGTPAPGQ
- a CDS encoding carbohydrate ABC transporter permease, whose translation is MRSARRLNFNGIVINAAAFVLVLSYALPYVYLLMTSIKPAADVQQIPPSFFPVVISFENFRDVLQSSTLPRAFASSLIVAVLTTILSLAVAVPAAYVATHYRRRITTLFLLFALVTRMVPSVSLGVPLFQLLKSLGLLDTVPGLVLAHTSAAVPLALLLMAAFFEGVPKDLEEAARMDGCTRFQAFLKVILPIMTGGIAVTALFTFITSWNEFLYALLLTSESTKTAPIVIAEYNSVYGLAWGAMTAAAVLYSLPVIIVTLALQKQIVGGLTFGAVKG
- a CDS encoding sugar ABC transporter permease, whose protein sequence is MSGEDRFVLCMLAPALAILGLLVAYPVGLLVFDSFFKVDTITPHIREWIGLKNYIDALTSKRVAESAFRTIQYSIFALFFEFTFGFCAALLFTALPGQSRWHRTIFTLPLMVPPIVAGLLWRFLLVGNIGILNYGLLHLGVISDPDAIAWLSDEDIVIYSVSFADIWLTTSFVALVSYAGLTNIPKDLLEAARIDGANAFKRFWHVTLPLMRPVIAVVVIVRGVDAAKTFDLIWIQTQGGPNHASEVFSMNIYQRMVRFGDLGEASASGTLFLIVMMALAAAAYWKIWRPVHA
- the ugpC gene encoding sn-glycerol-3-phosphate ABC transporter ATP-binding protein UgpC, coding for MAGIELRNVNKIYGNSFHALHDLSFNIRDGEFMVFVGPSGCGKSTALRMIAGLESISSGELRIGDRIVNHVDPKDRDIAMVFQSYALYPHKTVRENIAFPLLMAGLPKSDIASRVDEAARILELTALLDRKPALLSGGQRQRVAMGRAIVRQPSAFLMDEPLSNLDAKLRVQMRAEIASLQRKLNVTTIYVTHDQVEAMTMGDRVAVMKGGVLQQVDTPQNLYSRPDNVFVAAFIGSPSMNLYEAVLNGRTVILGSNSFEIPDRVFECRPSLNGASHRQILLGIRPEHMNDASIRPSSAEISAPVTLVEALGSESMVHLNIDAPWVDAGDPDAIADIGDEKAAVARFSPKSTVRAGDIARIAVDAEELHFFDPGTRTSIW
- a CDS encoding sugar ABC transporter substrate-binding protein encodes the protein MKKLLGASALAFVCIAASVKAETINVLVEGGGEMLQKAAAEKFTAETGIKVDFTVVPYQGVFDKFSAEIASGSSAFDVVTIDVVWNAKFASHVEDLAPLFTDAVRKDLPPALLADAKIGDKLIGMPAWANAEIVFYRKDLFDKPEEQKAFQAKYGYPLAPPKTWQQWRDIATFFTRDTDGDGKTDFWGTDTIGSFSEEWMAHVLQAGSPGVILDKDGKVIIDNEAHRKALEFYIAPHCIDHSVPENVNEIGWGEAQNLFYQGKTAMMKFWAHAYKMTPADSKVSGKVGVAPMLAGDAGIAAIPGPWYNVVPSTSQHKDAAKKFIAFAIANNALGIEAPLGLAATNSAYNGYASKPGYEHFTPLLETLGAPATQGRPMNEKYQEIVDEAVLPAVQQALTCKADVGKVLTDAKETIQDILD